The genome window CCAGTCGCCGTCCGTGCCGCTCAGGTCGCCGATGAACACCCGCGTGCGGCCCTGCGGGTCGCGCACCATGAAGCCCGGCGCCTCCACCACCTCGGCGGCGCCTTCGTCGTTCGTATGCTTGGCCATGTCGGTTCCTCCTCGTAGGAATCGGCCGGGCCGGGGGCTGTTAGGAGCAGCGCCCCGGCCGCTATCGGTTGTCGTGCCGGGGGACCGGCCGAACGTGCATACGTCCCCTTCGTGGACACCTTCAAGCGGCGTCGTTCCCTACCGAATCTGTGGCGTCCGGATTTGCGTTCGCCACAGCCATGATGGCCGCCCCAAGTTCGCGCACGAGCCTCCAGCCGTCGGCGTCGTGATCGAGCGGAAGGCGCTCAACCGCGTAGCGGGCGCACAGCACCTTCGAGCCCCCGAGACGCTCCCGGCCGCGACCTGCGAGGTCACCGAAGTTCGTCGGAAAGAGGGTGCGCATCGATTGTTCGAAAGCAGGTGCGAAGACCGCGTAGGTCGGCAGAACAGCCAGAGCACTACCGCTCGTCTCCGTTTCAAGGGCGGCCACCTCTACCCCCAGGGTTCCGGCCAAGTCCGCCCGCCTGGCGCCGGACTCGTCGTCATCCGAGTCCCGGTCGAAAACGACAAACACAGGGATGTCATACGCCCGAAACAAGCGCCACCACCTCGCCAGGTTGCCGATGCCGCCGACTGCGATGACATCGATGCCGTGTTCGAGCAAGTCGATTCCCGCACGGCGCAGCAAGGTCGGCAACGCGAACGACTCGGTCGGCCCTTCAACCAGCACACAGCATCGGGCGAAGAAGCCACGGATTATCCCTTCGGTCGCGCTGGCCGCGTAAAAAGGCAAGACGGTGCCTGGGGTCGCCTTTCCCGCTGCGCCGTGGTCATTGCAGAACTCAGCCAGCGAGGTCGGAGAGCGCTGCGTGGCTCTCGTTGCGCTCTGCTCCGACGACTTCGTCACAAGGGCCAAGCCGTCAAGGTGCTCGACTTCCACGAACGCTGGGCTGTGAGTCGTCACGAGCACCTGAACGCCCGTATCCGCTAGGGCGTGGATGTGACGGCCAAGCCACTGCTGCGCGAGCGGATGCAGGTGTGCCTCTGGCTCCTCGATAACAAGGAGGAGGCCGGCGTCACCGCCCGCACCGAACGCAGCGCCGTACGCGTAGGCGAAGGCGAGGGCCAAGATCTGCTCTTGTCCCGTACCAAGTTCCTGGAAGGTGCGCACCACACCGCCTGCGAGAGGATGCACACGTAGCGAGTGGAAGAAGTTCGACGGGTCGTAGGCGGAGAAGTCGAGGTCTAGGCGGTACTCCAAGTTGGCCGCGAAGCTGGCCGCGCTCTCCTTGAGGTCAGTCGAGAACTTCGCGAAGGGCTCCACCTCGTAGAAGGTCTTGACCACATCTTCGAACAGGTCGCGCAGTCTGCTGACTCGCTCCTCATCGTCTACGAGTGCGGCGTGGAAGCGCCGCATCAAACGTGAGAGGAGGGTGTACTTCGACGTGTACGACAACTGATAGTGCAGACGCCGATCAGCGCCCACGACCATGCAGAAGCACTGATCTCTCGCCTCGCTGTTCGCCCATCGGCGTGAGCCGTCTGGTGCGACCATCTCGAACAGGATCGGGCGTTCGTCATCGGGGTCGTAACGCCACGCCAGCTCCGACACCTCGAAAAACCCGTCCTTCACGGGAACGAAGGCCTCGTCAAGCTCAACAGTCACCCTCATCGGGACCGCCTCTCTTGAGCGGCCGTGAAGGTCATGGTCTTCAGGTTCGAAGCTGCCAGGCCAGCGGTCGCCGAGCACGAGCTCAACGGCCCGGACGAGGTTAGATTTCCCAGCGTTGTTCGGGCCGAGCAATACGAGTGGCCCCTTCGTCGGGAATGCCAACTCTACGCGCTCACCAATCGACCGGAAGTTCGTCACGCTCAGACGCGTCACGCGAGCCATTTGTTCAATCCCTCGTCCAGTTTCGACACCTGAGGGTAGGGCCGTGGATGTCGGAGATGCGGCCAATTGAGCTAGGTCGGCCTGTTGGCCGCGGGGGCTTTCACTCGAGGCAGGCCCGAGGGCGGCGGGGGCCGGCCTCCGGACCCTGTGGCAGAGGGTCCAACGCGGGCCCCTGGCAATCCAGCCAGGGGCCCGCATCTTGGGCACTACTTACAGTTGCCTGCCGCCCGCTTGCCGATGCACTCGTCGCAGAACTCGCCGGTAGTCGGCTTCGTCGTGCGCTCGTCGTAGCTGACAGTCGGCCAGTTGGAGCAGTTGCTGCAGAAGTGCCAGGTGTCCTTGCCGTGTCGACGGCGGTAAGTCGATGCCATGAAGGCTCGCCTCCTTGTGATGGAGCGGCACCTGCGTGGCAGACTGGAGTTGCAACGCTGCCAGTGCTGCCATCACAGGTACCAC of Acidimicrobiales bacterium contains these proteins:
- a CDS encoding AAA family ATPase, which produces MTNFRSIGERVELAFPTKGPLVLLGPNNAGKSNLVRAVELVLGDRWPGSFEPEDHDLHGRSREAVPMRVTVELDEAFVPVKDGFFEVSELAWRYDPDDERPILFEMVAPDGSRRWANSEARDQCFCMVVGADRRLHYQLSYTSKYTLLSRLMRRFHAALVDDEERVSRLRDLFEDVVKTFYEVEPFAKFSTDLKESAASFAANLEYRLDLDFSAYDPSNFFHSLRVHPLAGGVVRTFQELGTGQEQILALAFAYAYGAAFGAGGDAGLLLVIEEPEAHLHPLAQQWLGRHIHALADTGVQVLVTTHSPAFVEVEHLDGLALVTKSSEQSATRATQRSPTSLAEFCNDHGAAGKATPGTVLPFYAASATEGIIRGFFARCCVLVEGPTESFALPTLLRRAGIDLLEHGIDVIAVGGIGNLARWWRLFRAYDIPVFVVFDRDSDDDESGARRADLAGTLGVEVAALETETSGSALAVLPTYAVFAPAFEQSMRTLFPTNFGDLAGRGRERLGGSKVLCARYAVERLPLDHDADGWRLVRELGAAIMAVANANPDATDSVGNDAA